The DNA sequence CGACAACGGCACCTTCACCTTCGCCCTGGAAAGCATCATCACCACCCCCATCACGGGCATCACCTGGGACTTCGGCGATGGCGCGACCGGCTCCGGGACCATGGTCTCGCACACCTTCGCGGGCAACGGGCCGTATGCCGTGTGCATGACCGCCACGTTGCTCGATGCGGTCCTGCAGGACAGCTGCACCGTGCAGACCTGCAATTGGGTGTACTTCGGACCCGATACCATCCCGTGCGGGCAGGTCCTTCAGCCGGATTTCGATCACCTGATCAACGGGAACACCGTGGCCTTCATCAACACCTCGCTGACGTCGGGCGCGCTGCCGGACCTGCTGTGGGACTTCGGCGACGGCACGAGCAGCACGGAGGTCCAGCCGCTCCATACCTACGCACTGCCCGATCTCTACACCGTGTGCCTCACCGTCACCATCGATGGTCCGCTCGCCCCCGACACATGCTCATTGTCCGTGTGCCTGCCCGTGCACCTGATGCCCTTGGTGGGACTCGAAGAGGAGGTCGAACAGGCCTTCAGCGTTTCACCCAACCCCTGTGCGGATGTCCTGATCGTGCGCTCCCCAACGGGTCCGGCTTCGTGGTCCGCCGACGTGCTGGATGCCCAGGGCCGGCGCTGCTGGACCGGAGTTTTGGGCGGTGGCCTGGACCATGTGGATGTCGCACGCCTGGATGCCGGGGCCTACCTGATGCGCCTCACCAACGGCCAACGTGCGCGGACCTTTCACTTCCTGAAGGAGTGACCCCGGGCGCCCCGCACAGCCCTGGCGACGTCATAGCGGTCACAGGTCCTGAAGCCCCCAGTCATGATGTTCCGCCTCCTCGCCGCCGCCCTTCTATCAGCGCCCCTCGTTGCCCAGGCCGGTCCCTGTGACAGCCTCAGCGCCGACTTCCAGTTCACCGCCCAGGGCACCACCGTCATCTTCACCCCCAACGTCTTCGACAACACCTGGGGATACCACTGGGAGTTCGGCGATGGCTCCAGCGACTGGTCGCCCATCTCCACCCACATCTACCCGGGGCCCACCGTCTTCCAGGCCTGCCTTACGGTGTGGACCTGGGACCCCCTGGCCCAGGACAGCTGCTTCGCCACTTCCTGCCAGATCATCGACCTCACCGCCGGCAACCCCTGCGCCCAGCTCCAGGCCGGTTTCTTCGCCAACACCTTCCCACAGGGCGCCCAGTTCTCCAACGCCACCACCGGCACCGGCCTCTCCACCACCTGGAACTGGGACTTCGGCGACGGCAGCACCTCCAGCGACCCGCAGCCCTTGCACAATTATGCCCTGCCCGGCACCTACACCGTCTGCCTCACGGCCATCAGCATCTACCAGCAACCCGGAGGAGGGGTCTTCACCTGCGTGGACACCATCTGTGAGCCCGTGACCGTGCCGGCAGGCGGGGGGTGTGACAGCACGTATGTGGCGACCTTCACGGTCCTTGTGACAGGAAGCGCGGCGTCCTTCTCCGGGGCCAGCACCCTGCCAACCATCGGGTGGCTTTGGGACTTCGGGGATGGGACCACCGGAGGGGGGCAGAACACGCAGCATGTCTTTCCCGGGCCCGGCGCGTACTATACCTGCCTGTCCGCTTGGTATTGGGAGCCCCTGGCGCAGGACACCTGCTGGGCCTCGTATTGCCAATGGGTCAGTATCGCCTCCACCACGGCGTGCGACAGCCTGTTCGCGGTGGACTTTGTCTGGACCGGTGTGGGCACGGCGATCGCGGTACAGAACAGCACCCAGGCCAACGGACCCATCCTGTCGGTGACCTGGGACTTCGGCGATGGCACCGTGGCCACGGGCGGTTCGGCGGCGCATACGTACGCGGCCCCGGGCACCTACCCGGTATGCATGACCGTGGTGGGTCTGGACCCCTGGTCGCAGGACAGCTGCATCGTGACCCATTGCGAGAACGTGCTCGTGGGGGGCCTGGCGATCGGTGATCCCGCGGAGGGTGCGATGCCGACCTTGATGCCACAACCGTTCACCGAACGACTGGTGGTGGCCGGGATCTCAGGCACCCGTGCGGTGGTGGAACTGGTGGATGGCATGGGGCGGATCGTGCTGCGTGGGGTGGGGATGTCGGGTTCCGGACTTGAGCTGAACACCAGCGGGCTTGCTCCCGGGGCCTACACCGTACTGATCACGGTCGATGGCCATACGTGGCGGTCGCGTGCGCTGAAGGCATGGCGTTGACGGCGGGGCTCTCCTATCTTGGCGCCCCAACCGAGACCGCGCCGATGAGCACGCGCAAGACCATCCTGGTCCCCACGGACTTCACCAAAGTGGCCGACTGTGCCATGAACCACGCGCTGAAACTGGCTGAGCGGGTGGATGCCGGAGTGACGCTGTTGCACATCGTGGACAAGGCCGCCCACGCCGATGAGGCCCGGACCAAGCTGGACATGGAGGCCAAGCGCGCCACGCAATGGCGCACCTCCGTGAAGGTGGAGACCCTCGTGCGCGTGGGCAGCGTGTATGAGGACATCGGCGAGGCCGCCGCGGAGATCGGGGCCGCGATGATCATCATGGGCACTCATGGCATGCGCGGCATGCAGTTCATCACCGGAAGCCGGGCGTTGCGGGTGATCACCAACAGCACCGTGCCCTTCATCGTGGTGCAGGAGCGCAACATCAAGTCGGACGGCTACCGGGACATCGTGGTTCCCCTGGACCTGCACAAGGAGAGCCGCCATAAGCTGAGCATGGTGGCCGATATGGCCAGGTACTTCAACAGCAAGGTGCATGTGGTCGTGCCCAAGGAGAGCGACGAGTTCCTGCACAATCAGCTGCACAATCACATCCGCTTCGCCGGCCAGTTCCTGCGCGAGCGGGGCATCGAGCACGAGGCGCACATCCTTCCGGAGGACAGCGATGATTTCGTCAAGGGGGTGATCCGCTACGCGGTGAAGGTGGACGCGGACCTCATCGCCATCGTGAACATGTTGCAGAACAGCCTCTTCGGTGTACTGGGGGTTCCGAACGAACAGGAGATCATCACCAATGAGCCGATGATCCCGGTGATGTGCATGAACCCGCTGAACAACACCACATCGGACATGCCCATCTGGGGGCCCTAGCGGTCAGGCGCGCATCCCGATCACCAGGATGTCGTCCACCTGTTCGTGGGCGCCCTTCCAATCCATGAAGGCTTCGAGCAGGGCGCGCTTCTGCGCCTCCAGCGGTTCGTTGCTGATGGCCACGAGAAGCTCCCGGAACCGGCGGTAGAGGAACTTCTTGCCCTTGGGTCCGCCGAACTGATCGGCGTACCCATCACTGAAGATGTACACGACATCGCCCTCCTGCAGCTGGATGCGGTGGTCGGTGAAGGATTGCCCGTGGAGCTCGAAGCCGCCGATGGGGATCTTGTCCGGGGCGTACTGGATCACGTCGCGATCGCGCACCAGATATAGCGGACAGTTGGCCCCGGCATAGTCGAGCGTGCGCGTTCGGGGGTCGTAGACACAGAGCGCCATGTCCATGCCATCGCGCACCATGGACTGGTCGCGGTCCTTGTGCAGGGCGTCGAAGGCGATGCGGTTCAGCGCACGCAGGATGGCACTGGGGCGCAGGGCATCGCTTTCGCGCACCGCCTGGTTGAGGCCGTTGTGGCCCACCAGGCTCATGAAGGCGCCGGGGACGCCGTGGCCCGTGCAATCCACGGCGGCGAACACTGTGCGGTCGGCGACCCGCTCGAACCAGTAGAAATCGCCAGAAACGATGTCCTTGGGACGGTAGAAGACGAAGGAGCGCGGCAGCAGTTCGCGGATCTTGCGCTCCGGCGGAAGGATGGATTCCTGCAGGCGCTTTGCATAGCGGATGCTGTCGGTGACGTTCTTGTACAGCTCCACCACCTTGCGGCTCTGGCGCTCCACCTCCTCCTTCTGGCGCACCACCTCCTCCGTGCGCTCACGCACCTTCTGTTCCAGAATGCGCTCGCGTTCACCCAGTTCGGCGCGCATCTTCAGCAGCGCGTGGCCCAGGACGTCCTCCTCGCTCAGGGGTTTGTAGTCCGCATCGAAATCGCCGGCGGCCACGGCGTGGCTGAAATCGGTGGTGCGCTTGAGGCCCTCGATCAGGCCCATGAGGGCGCTGGTCATCTCACCGATCTCGTCGTTGCCGGTGCGGATGCGGCCCCGCGGGAACACGCCCCGGCCAAGGCCCAGGAGCACCGTGCGCAATCGCTGAACGGGCCCCACGATGCCCCGGATGATGACCACCGCCACGATGAGGCCGACGGCGATGAGGCCCATGCCCAGATAGAGCACGAAGAACTTCAGCGAGTCAAAGCTCCGGATCATGCCGCTGCTCAGCTGGCGGCGCTTGCTCTCCTGCATGGCCAGCAGCACATCGAGGTCGGCCAGCACCTTGTCGGTCTGCTCGTCCAGGGGCCCGCCCTCCTCGGCCAGGTCGTTGCGCTCCAGGAAGATCAGCGGGTCGCTGTAGCTCTCCATGTCCGGCAGCATCTCCTTGATTCGGGCATGCAGCAGGAACATGGCGTCCATCTCGCCGAACACGCGGTTGGCCAGTTCGACCTCCTCGCGGTCCCAGTTGGCCGACAGGGTGTCGATGCGGTCCAGCAGCGCCGGCAGGTCCTCGCCGGTCACCTCCACCAGGGAGGTCTTCTCGCGGGCGTCCGGGCGGCTCTCCACCAGGGCCCAGTGCTTGACGAGCATGTGGGCGTTCACCACCAGGTTGCGCAACCGCACCAAGGCGTCCACGCTGGGGCTGTACACCTGGTTGATCTCGTCGTTGATCTGCCGGCTGCGCTCCAGGGTGCGGTTGGTGAGCAACAGGACCAGGGCGGCGAAGAAGATGAACAGGCCGAAGCCCATTCCGATCTTCCTGCCGATGGTCATGCGCAGCCTGGCCATGGCGGTCAGCGGTCCTCCTCCGGACCCAGTTCCTCGAAGAGTTTGCGGTAGTGCTCGGAGCGCTCGGCGTCCTGCAGGCTGTAGTAGATCCCCTCCAGACCAAGGAGCGTTTCGCGGCGCCCGGGGTTCATCTGGAAGGCTTTGAGCATGTACGGGAGGGCCTGGAGGAAGAACTCGCGGCTCACCTCCTGGATGCGCTGCAGGCTCGGGATGTCGTACTCGGCCCCCACCCGCTGGATGTTGTACACGCCCCGGTTGTAGTAGAGCGTGGCCAGGTTGTAGTTCGCTCCGTAGTTGCCGGTGTCCATGCGCAGCACGAGCTGGTAGGTGGCCACGGCCTTGTCGTACCACACCAGTTGCTCCCGGTCCTGGTTGTAGAGCTTGGTGTACACCGTACCGAGCGCGTTGTGGAACTCCACGTCCTTGGCCGCGCGGTCGGGAGGCACACCCCGGCGCTCGGTGGCCGCGGTGTACTTGCCGTAGAGGGCGAGGGCATCATCGGGCCGCAGATCGTTCAGGGCCTTGGCGGCGTCGTTGAAGTAGGTCTTGCTCAGGAAATCGTACGCCTGCGCAGCGTTCTCGGTGTAGGCGCCGCTCCGGTCGTGGACCAGGCAGCGGTCAAGGCTGATCAGTGCGCTGTCCCGGTCGGCCTCCCCTTCCGGCGTTCCCGCCTTGGCCTTGTAGAGGTCCTTGAGGATGAAGCCACGCAACAGCCAGGCCTCGGGGTCGTGCTGGTGCGCCGTGTCCAGCACCGCCTCATCCACCAGGGCACGGGCCTCATTGAGGGCCCCGGCCTGGTACTTGCGCAGCGCTTCGGGCAGCAGGTCGGTCTGCGCCGCACCCATGAGGGGCAGTGCGAGCAGCAGAAGGGCTGTGTGGAGGCGGCCGCTCATGTCATTCCACCACGCGGTGGGCCAGTTGTTTGAGGGTCAGGGCCACTTCCAGCTTGTGCTTGCGCGCATTGGTCACGCTCAGCTCGTACTTCAGGGTGCTGGTCACCTTCACGAAGTTGGCCACCGCGCCGTCCTCCAGGGCGTCCGCATACTCGGTGACGATGAGGGTGGGCTTGTTGGCCAGATTGCGGTAGATCTCCGGCATCAAGGCCAGCTCTGACTGGCCGACGAAGAGGATATGGCAGCGATCGATGCTCGCCGAGCGAGGCAGCTTCCGCACTTCGATGGGCTGCTTCCCGATGGCCTTCGTGCTGTACTTCTTGATCAGCTCCTGGTACAGGTTGGCACCGCCGATCACGCCGATCACGAAGGTGCCGGAGCTCATGCCCGGGTCCTTCCATTCCACCAGCTTGGCGATGTTGTAGATGTAGCTGGCCTGCACGATGGCCGTGGTGTCCTTCTCCACGTCAAGCTGGGGCGGGGCCGCCGCCAGCACAGGACCCACCAGCAGGAGCATCAGCGCGCGCCACGCCCAGGTCGGCATCGTCCGCGGGCTACCTTTGCCCGTCGCGTCCCACATGGCCATGATCGTCCCCAACAGCGGGCAAAGTAGGCGCCTTTGGAAGGCTTGTCCGGTGCTGGCCCTCGGCATCTTTGCACACGGCGTTGTTCACGGACAGCACACCGATCTGACCCGGTTCGAGGTGGAGGCCCGTGAGAACGCACGGGGGTACGAATGGCTCGCCTGGAGCACCTCCGCCATCGGACATCGCCTCACCGGCAGTCCGCAGGGCGTGCGCGCCCAGGAGGCGGCCGACAGCCTCTTCCGCCTGGGCGGTGCGGGGCGGGTCTCACAGCATCCCTTCACGGCCCAGGCCTGGGCCCGCGGATCGGTGATGCTGAGGCTCAGCGATGGGGCCGGCGCCGAGCACCTGGCGGCCGTGGCCCTGGCACAGACACCGGACAGCGCCGATGTGGAGGGCGAGCTTCTGGACCTGGGCAACGGCCTGGCGGAACAGTACGCCCGGCTGAAGGACCGGGTGGCCGGTCGCGTGGTGCTGATGAACATCGGGCTCGTGGATGCGCCGCAGGGGACGGGGAACCTGCACCGCAGTGAGAAGGCCGCACTGGCCATCCGCCATGGCGCCGTCGGCATCGTGTTCGTCAACAACGTCGACGGCGGCGTGCTGCTCACCGGCACTGCGTCCATCGACGGGGCCACCATCCCCGTGCCCGCTGCCTGCATCGCATCGGAGGATGGCCTTCGGATCCGTGAGCGCCTCAAGGCCGGCACACCCCTGCGCATCGGCCTGCGCATGACCAACCGCATCGGCACCGTGCAGGCACGCAACGTGGTGGCGGAGATCCCGGGATCGGACCTCGCCCATGAGGTGGTCGTGGTGGGTGGCCACCTGGACAGCTGGGACCTGGCCACGGGCGCCACGGACAACGGACTGGGCGCCTTCTCCATCCTGGACATGGCCCGGGCCGTGGTGGCCAGCGGGCAGCGCCCGCGCCGCACCCTGCGCTTCGTGCTCTTCATGGGCGAGGAACAGGGCCTGCTCGGCTCCGAAGCCCTGGTCGCCGACCTCAAGGCCGGCGGCGAACTGGACCGCGTGCGGTGCATGATCAACATGGACATGACCGGCGATCCCTTCGGGTTCGGCGTGGTGGGACCGGACGGCTGGGGCCCGCTGGTGGACACCCTGATGACATCCATCCATGCGCTGGACACGACGTTCCGGATGGAACTGAAGGAGCAGGCCTGGCTGCACAGCGATCACCAGTCCTTCCTG is a window from the Flavobacteriales bacterium genome containing:
- a CDS encoding PKD domain-containing protein, which produces MALLIMVPLLGVRSLAQPQPCGADVTVQVTATPTGPNAWSLLASVDGALAVYTFNWDAGDGQGTSAGSTTFDHTFSAPGTYLMCVSVDVLDQQGIFCTATGCTVVNNSGLPPSVCDTTDLQFAGSFDNGTFTFALESIITTPITGITWDFGDGATGSGTMVSHTFAGNGPYAVCMTATLLDAVLQDSCTVQTCNWVYFGPDTIPCGQVLQPDFDHLINGNTVAFINTSLTSGALPDLLWDFGDGTSSTEVQPLHTYALPDLYTVCLTVTIDGPLAPDTCSLSVCLPVHLMPLVGLEEEVEQAFSVSPNPCADVLIVRSPTGPASWSADVLDAQGRRCWTGVLGGGLDHVDVARLDAGAYLMRLTNGQRARTFHFLKE
- a CDS encoding PKD domain-containing protein → MMFRLLAAALLSAPLVAQAGPCDSLSADFQFTAQGTTVIFTPNVFDNTWGYHWEFGDGSSDWSPISTHIYPGPTVFQACLTVWTWDPLAQDSCFATSCQIIDLTAGNPCAQLQAGFFANTFPQGAQFSNATTGTGLSTTWNWDFGDGSTSSDPQPLHNYALPGTYTVCLTAISIYQQPGGGVFTCVDTICEPVTVPAGGGCDSTYVATFTVLVTGSAASFSGASTLPTIGWLWDFGDGTTGGGQNTQHVFPGPGAYYTCLSAWYWEPLAQDTCWASYCQWVSIASTTACDSLFAVDFVWTGVGTAIAVQNSTQANGPILSVTWDFGDGTVATGGSAAHTYAAPGTYPVCMTVVGLDPWSQDSCIVTHCENVLVGGLAIGDPAEGAMPTLMPQPFTERLVVAGISGTRAVVELVDGMGRIVLRGVGMSGSGLELNTSGLAPGAYTVLITVDGHTWRSRALKAWR
- a CDS encoding universal stress protein, with protein sequence MSTRKTILVPTDFTKVADCAMNHALKLAERVDAGVTLLHIVDKAAHADEARTKLDMEAKRATQWRTSVKVETLVRVGSVYEDIGEAAAEIGAAMIIMGTHGMRGMQFITGSRALRVITNSTVPFIVVQERNIKSDGYRDIVVPLDLHKESRHKLSMVADMARYFNSKVHVVVPKESDEFLHNQLHNHIRFAGQFLRERGIEHEAHILPEDSDDFVKGVIRYAVKVDADLIAIVNMLQNSLFGVLGVPNEQEIITNEPMIPVMCMNPLNNTTSDMPIWGP
- a CDS encoding SpoIIE family protein phosphatase, whose amino-acid sequence is MARLRMTIGRKIGMGFGLFIFFAALVLLLTNRTLERSRQINDEINQVYSPSVDALVRLRNLVVNAHMLVKHWALVESRPDAREKTSLVEVTGEDLPALLDRIDTLSANWDREEVELANRVFGEMDAMFLLHARIKEMLPDMESYSDPLIFLERNDLAEEGGPLDEQTDKVLADLDVLLAMQESKRRQLSSGMIRSFDSLKFFVLYLGMGLIAVGLIVAVVIIRGIVGPVQRLRTVLLGLGRGVFPRGRIRTGNDEIGEMTSALMGLIEGLKRTTDFSHAVAAGDFDADYKPLSEEDVLGHALLKMRAELGERERILEQKVRERTEEVVRQKEEVERQSRKVVELYKNVTDSIRYAKRLQESILPPERKIRELLPRSFVFYRPKDIVSGDFYWFERVADRTVFAAVDCTGHGVPGAFMSLVGHNGLNQAVRESDALRPSAILRALNRIAFDALHKDRDQSMVRDGMDMALCVYDPRTRTLDYAGANCPLYLVRDRDVIQYAPDKIPIGGFELHGQSFTDHRIQLQEGDVVYIFSDGYADQFGGPKGKKFLYRRFRELLVAISNEPLEAQKRALLEAFMDWKGAHEQVDDILVIGMRA
- a CDS encoding YfiR family protein; protein product: MPTWAWRALMLLLVGPVLAAAPPQLDVEKDTTAIVQASYIYNIAKLVEWKDPGMSSGTFVIGVIGGANLYQELIKKYSTKAIGKQPIEVRKLPRSASIDRCHILFVGQSELALMPEIYRNLANKPTLIVTEYADALEDGAVANFVKVTSTLKYELSVTNARKHKLEVALTLKQLAHRVVE
- a CDS encoding M20/M25/M40 family metallo-hydrolase, with amino-acid sequence MAMIVPNSGQSRRLWKACPVLALGIFAHGVVHGQHTDLTRFEVEARENARGYEWLAWSTSAIGHRLTGSPQGVRAQEAADSLFRLGGAGRVSQHPFTAQAWARGSVMLRLSDGAGAEHLAAVALAQTPDSADVEGELLDLGNGLAEQYARLKDRVAGRVVLMNIGLVDAPQGTGNLHRSEKAALAIRHGAVGIVFVNNVDGGVLLTGTASIDGATIPVPAACIASEDGLRIRERLKAGTPLRIGLRMTNRIGTVQARNVVAEIPGSDLAHEVVVVGGHLDSWDLATGATDNGLGAFSILDMARAVVASGQRPRRTLRFVLFMGEEQGLLGSEALVADLKAGGELDRVRCMINMDMTGDPFGFGVVGPDGWGPLVDTLMTSIHALDTTFRMELKEQAWLHSDHQSFLLAGVPVINPLCDLGGHVYGCYHSSCDDVHLVDPRDMVNNVRFVGALLLLLADADTLPRRFTEEELGVRLRADGLEEKLRMAGQWRW